The Setaria italica strain Yugu1 chromosome IX, Setaria_italica_v2.0, whole genome shotgun sequence genome has a window encoding:
- the LOC101777730 gene encoding uncharacterized protein At5g39865 yields the protein MGCTTSRQARHDLRYCPSPLALPRSQSFPARCPSDAGVHVVRLTSSTLGSLELEKALPRAPEPAAARAPLRLAPRTPTMTPPNEPEDIDAWALMAGLEDHSPLLAAPFGRHSFSFPVAAAPQELAASAKVTPLPLPQPHAAAAAVDGVEGKAGRAKARPPRRAVLYFTSLRGVRATYEDCCLARAILKGYGVRLDERDVSMHRGFRDELNGLLGVPGGGALAKFLAPAAPALPSLFVDGELVGNAEELKRLHEAGELAARLAGCESAAAAGDAGACEACGDVRFVLCETCSGSCKVYVDDESEQEEDDASGDDGSGGGGFRRCPECNENGIVRCPVCCCCG from the coding sequence ATGGGGTGCACCACCTCCAGGCAAGCCCGGCACGACCTCCGCTACTGCCCGTCGCCGCTGGCGCTGCCGCGGAGCCAGTCGTTCCCGGCCCGGTGCCCCAGCGACGCCGGCGTCCACGTGGTCCGGCTCACGTCGTCCACGCTGGGCTCCCTCGAGCTCGAGAAGGCCCTTCCGCGGGCGCCGgagcccgccgcggcgcgcgcgccgctGAGGCTGGCGCCGCGCACGCCCACCATGACGCCGCCCAACGAGCCCGAGGACATCGACGCGTGGGCGCTCATGGCGGGCCTCGAGGACCACTCGCCGCTGCTCGCGGCGCCGTTCGGGCGCCACTCCTTCTCGTTCCCGGTCGCCGCGGCGCCGCAGGAGCTCGCCGCGTCCGCCAAGGtcacgccgctgccgctgccacagccccacgccgccgccgctgcggtggACGGCGTCGAGGGGAAGGCGGGAAGAGCGAAGGCGCGTCCTCCGCGCCGGGCGGTGCTGTACTTCACGTCGTTGCGCGGCGTGCGCGCCACGTACGAGGACTGCTGCCTCGCGCGCGCCATCCTCAAGGGCTATGGCGTGCGCCTCGACGAGCGCGACGTGTCCATGCACCGCGGCTTCCGGGACGAGCTCAACGGCCTCCTCGGCgtcccgggcggcggcgcgctcgccaagttcttggcgccggccgcgcccgccctccCCAGCCTGTTCGTGGACGGGGAGCTCGTGGGAAACGCCGAGGAGCTGAAGCGGCTGCACGAGGCCGGGGAGCTCGCGGCGAGGCTGGCCGGGTGCgagagcgcggcggccgcgggcgacgCTGGCGCGTGCGAGGCATGCGGGGACGTGCGGTTCGTGCTCTGCGAGACGTGCTCGGGCAGCTGCAAGGTGTACGTGGACGACGAAAGCGAAcaggaggaagacgacgcgTCCGGCGACgatggcagcggcggtggcgggttcCGGCGGTGCCCGGAGTGCAACGAGAACGGCATCGTGCGGTGCCccgtgtgctgctgctgcggctaa